A single region of the Kwoniella botswanensis chromosome 1, complete sequence genome encodes:
- a CDS encoding methylthioribulose-1-phosphate dehydratase, whose product MSNKLTHEEQEALVISEDPEHPANLISELCREFYKLGWVTGTGGGISIRQGEHVYLAPSGVQKERIRPEHIFVLPFAQSSVPKPGSKRDFLRIPSKKGLTESQCTPLFWNAFTMREAGACIHTHSQHAVMLTLLHPRDAQSFKISHQEMIKGVRIGGVGKTLSFFNTLEIPIIDNTAVEEDLTESMAAAMEKYPDAPAILVRRHGVYVWGNTWEQAKTQSECLDYLFEIAVKMLLAKLPLVGDN is encoded by the exons ATGTCCAACAAGCTTACCCACGAAGAGCAAGAGGCCTTGGTGATCAGTGAGGATCCTGAGCAT CCCGCTAACTTGATTTCCGAATTATGTCGAGAATTCTACA AGCTTGGATGGGTTACAGGCACTGGAGGAG GTATTTCAATTCGACAAGG TGAACATGTGTACCTTGCTCCCTCTGGCGTCCAGAAAGAACGAATCAGGCCAGAACACATCTTTGTCCTTCCGTTCGCTCAGTCGTCTGTACCTAAACCTGGATCAAAGAGAGATTTCCTGAGGATACCAAGTAAGAAG GGCTTGACAGAATCACAATGTACCCCTCTATTCTGGAACGCTTTCACGATGAGAGAAGCCGGTGCATGTATACATACCCATTCTCAACATGCTG TCATGTTGACACTCTTACACCCTCGTGATGCTCAAAGTTTCAAGATCTCCCAtcaagagatgatcaaaggtgTGCGAATTGGTGGAGTAGGGAAAACACTCAGTTTCTTCAATACTTTGGAAATCCCCATCATCGACAATACTgctgttgaagaagatttgacTGAAAGTATGGCGGCT GCGATGGAGAAATACCCAGACGCTCCTGCCATCTTAGTAAGAAGACACGGTGTATACGTTTGGG GTAACACTTGGGAACAAGCGAAGACTCAATCGGAATGTCTTGACTACCTTTTTGAGATCGCCGTCAAGATGCTTTTGGCCAAGTTACCACTGGTCGGGGACAATTAG